Genomic DNA from Methanosarcina sp. MTP4:
ATACGCGAAAGGAGAAAGGACAAAAATGGATACCCTGGGCGCTGCTTCCGTCTGCGGGGACTGTACGGTGCTCGCCCTCCGGGAAGGCCTGGGGCTTTCCTTCGGGTGCAAGGGATCAAGGAAGCACAGTGGGTATGAGGACTTTGAGGTCCCTCTCGGGATTGCTTTTGACAAAGTTAAAGAAATAGAAGCCGGGCTTTCAAGCCTTCCCGGGACTCAAGCCTGAAAAAAGGAAAAAACATACAGGTCAAAATACTCGGATCAAAATACTCAGATCAAAATACTCAAATCAAAGCACTCAAATCAAAGCACTCAAATCAAAGCACTCAAATCAAAGCACTCAAATCAGGCTTTTTGCTAAAAGCACCACCTTATCAAAAGTTTCTGTTACAGCACCTAATCCTGAAGCCTTTGCCCCCACAAGGTCGGGAGAAACAATCGTCAGGACCAGGAAAATACAGATAAGGACAACAGCATAACGAAAAGCCTTCCTTAAGACGAAACCTGCTGAAAACCCGGATTTTTTGCCGGTATCGTCATCAATATCTTCATCAAGTCCTTCATATTTAACTTTCACATAGGACCAGTCCGCACTGTTTTGCCCTGCACTGTTTTGGCCTGAGCCGTATGAAACTTCTTTCGACCGGTCATGACGATTCAAACTCTTTTCAGAAGGAAGGTATTTAGACCTCTTGGGTTTTCCGGATTCACCGGGACCTTTGGAGGAGGAAGCAGGGCTGGACGAGTAGGATTCACGATCGGATTTAAAAGAAACGTAGGAAATGCCGGTCAATTTGAAAGCACCCTTAGAACCTGAAACAGGCTGATCGGGAACTGGAGAAATGGACGAGTCCGGAGAAGGTGCATCGGAATCGGAAGAAAACCCCTCGGAATCCTCTGGTTCGGAAGAAGCTTCCACTGCCTTTTCTTCAGGGGGCAGGGACGCGTCGTATACCTTTCTTTTCTGAGGATTTTTTAGAGTCTCGTAAGCCTCTTTGATTTTTATGAACTTTTCATGGGCATCAGGGGATTTAGACCTATCAGGATGGTATTTTTTTGCAAGTTCATGATACCTGTATTCAATGTCTTCAGGGTTTGCAACCCTGGGAATGTCCAGCAATTGATAGTAATCCACTGCCTTTCCCCCTTTGAAAGATCTCATTTGTTAGCTTGAGATGTCAGTCATTGAGCCCTGCAGGCCTTTCGATAGTAACGCTGCGCATATTTCCTGTTGCAAGGTCTCTGGCTGTTGCGTTTATTATGCCGTTGGCATCGATATCAAAAGTAACCTCTATCCGCGGGACACCTTTCAGAGAGGGAGGAATATTCTCCAGGATAATTGTTCCCAGAGCCACATTTTTGGATGCCTCCTGCTCTTCTCCCTGAAGAATCTTACCCCTGACAACCTCCTGGTTGTCATAATGAGTGGTAAAGACCTTACTATTTCTGGTAGGTATCGTCGTGTTCCGGGGAATTATGAATGCCGTCGTGTCCCCTACGGTTTCGAATCCCAGTGTAAGAGAGGTGACGTCGAGGAGCACAAGATTGCCGCCATCGACCTGCTGGTTCCCGGAACTTTTCAGGTACTCGTTTCCGAGGATCCCGGCCTGGACAGCCGCTCCCATAGCCACAACTTCATCAGGGTTAATGCTCTGAAGGGGGGATTTTTCCATGAAATCTTCTACCCGTTTCGCTACGGCAGGGATTCTGGTAGACCCGCCCACAAGAATGACTTCATCAATATCTTGAGGAGAAAGGCCTGCATCTTTCAGGGATTTTTCCATGATTGAAATGGTTTTATTAACAAGGTCCTCGGTCATTGCTTCGAATTGTTCCCTTGAGACCTCCATATCCAGACGTTTATTTTCAGAAATGTAAGGGAGATCAACGTTTGCAGTCATAAGGGAAGACAGGTCAACCTTGCATCTCTCCGCGGCTTCCTTGATACGCTGCATGGCCTCCACATTTTCAGAGAGATCGGTCCCTTCGGCTTCCTTAAACTCCGAGAGCAAATAATCGACGATTTTCCGGTCGAAGTCATCACCACCAAGTTCAGTATCCCCACAGGTAGCCAGCACTTCGAAAACACCGTGTTTGATTTTGAGGATCGATACATCAAAAGTTCCGCCGCCGAGGTCGTAAACCAGGATTTTCTGGTCCTGGACACCGTCTCTCAGGCCGTAG
This window encodes:
- a CDS encoding DnaJ domain-containing protein produces the protein MDYYQLLDIPRVANPEDIEYRYHELAKKYHPDRSKSPDAHEKFIKIKEAYETLKNPQKRKVYDASLPPEEKAVEASSEPEDSEGFSSDSDAPSPDSSISPVPDQPVSGSKGAFKLTGISYVSFKSDRESYSSSPASSSKGPGESGKPKRSKYLPSEKSLNRHDRSKEVSYGSGQNSAGQNSADWSYVKVKYEGLDEDIDDDTGKKSGFSAGFVLRKAFRYAVVLICIFLVLTIVSPDLVGAKASGLGAVTETFDKVVLLAKSLI
- the dnaK gene encoding molecular chaperone DnaK — encoded protein: MAQVRSKVLGIDLGTTNSCTAIIELGEPKVITNSEGKRLTPSVVGFSKKNELLVGELAKRQIVSNPENSVQSIKRYMGKPDYRVPLNNEHYTPHGISAMILQKLKVDAEKYLGDAVGKAVITVPAYFNDSQRFATKKAGEMAGLDVLRVINEPTAAALAYGLRDGVQDQKILVYDLGGGTFDVSILKIKHGVFEVLATCGDTELGGDDFDRKIVDYLLSEFKEAEGTDLSENVEAMQRIKEAAERCKVDLSSLMTANVDLPYISENKRLDMEVSREQFEAMTEDLVNKTISIMEKSLKDAGLSPQDIDEVILVGGSTRIPAVAKRVEDFMEKSPLQSINPDEVVAMGAAVQAGILGNEYLKSSGNQQVDGGNLVLLDVTSLTLGFETVGDTTAFIIPRNTTIPTRNSKVFTTHYDNQEVVRGKILQGEEQEASKNVALGTIILENIPPSLKGVPRIEVTFDIDANGIINATARDLATGNMRSVTIERPAGLND